A genomic window from Micromonospora ferruginea includes:
- a CDS encoding SLC13 family permease — METVGDPPSAAPHRPRRRLHVLDWIAIALAVVGVLCVLTGLLPRADAEATVRRIAPILIFLGTVVVLAELTAVAGVFDALAARVAITARGSFRALFWLCVGFASVTTIALNLDTTAVLLTPVMIALARTLNVPPTPLAMTTVWLANTASLLLPVSNLTNILASDRIGLDPVPWSARMWWPQLVAIAITMLLLWWWYWRPARAGADPFVPPSPYVPPDRLLYRTALLACLLFVAGVLAGVEIGIASGVAAAILVAGFAVRARHRLRAALVPWRLLVFVTGLFLVVQTIGRHGLDTVMGALIGTDPGAEGALRAGAVGALFSNAVNNLPAYVAGEAVIAADRHTQLLALLIGTNVGPLATPWASLATLIWYERCRAAGLTVPLGRFVATSAALAALATAFTVAALLVGPGA, encoded by the coding sequence GTGGAGACCGTCGGCGACCCGCCGTCCGCCGCGCCGCACCGGCCCCGCCGGCGGCTGCACGTGCTCGACTGGATCGCGATCGCGCTGGCCGTCGTGGGCGTGCTCTGCGTGCTCACCGGCCTGCTCCCGCGCGCCGACGCCGAGGCCACCGTACGCCGGATCGCGCCCATCCTGATCTTCCTCGGCACGGTGGTGGTGCTGGCGGAGCTGACCGCGGTGGCCGGCGTGTTCGACGCGCTCGCCGCCCGGGTGGCGATCACCGCCCGGGGCAGTTTCCGGGCGCTGTTCTGGCTCTGCGTCGGCTTCGCGTCGGTGACCACGATCGCGCTCAACCTGGACACCACGGCGGTGCTGCTGACGCCGGTGATGATCGCCCTGGCCCGGACGTTGAACGTGCCGCCGACGCCGCTGGCCATGACCACGGTCTGGCTGGCCAACACCGCGAGCCTGCTGCTGCCGGTGTCCAACCTGACCAACATCCTGGCCAGCGACCGGATCGGGCTGGACCCGGTGCCGTGGTCGGCCCGGATGTGGTGGCCGCAGCTCGTCGCCATCGCGATCACCATGCTGCTGCTGTGGTGGTGGTACTGGCGACCGGCCCGCGCCGGGGCCGATCCGTTCGTCCCGCCGTCGCCGTACGTGCCGCCGGACCGCCTGCTCTACCGGACCGCGCTGCTGGCCTGCCTGCTCTTCGTCGCCGGGGTGCTGGCCGGGGTGGAGATCGGCATCGCCTCCGGGGTGGCCGCCGCGATCCTGGTGGCCGGCTTCGCGGTGCGGGCCCGGCACCGGCTGCGCGCGGCGCTGGTGCCGTGGCGGCTGCTGGTGTTCGTCACCGGGCTGTTCCTGGTGGTGCAGACCATCGGCCGGCACGGCCTGGACACGGTGATGGGCGCGCTGATCGGCACCGACCCGGGCGCGGAGGGCGCGCTGCGGGCGGGCGCGGTCGGCGCGCTGTTCAGCAACGCGGTCAACAACCTGCCGGCGTACGTGGCCGGCGAGGCGGTCATCGCCGCCGACCGGCACACCCAACTGCTGGCGCTGCTCATCGGCACGAACGTCGGCCCGCTGGCCACGCCGTGGGCGTCGCTGGCCACGCTGATCTGGTACGAACGCTGCCGGGCGGCCGGGTTGACGGTGCCGCTGGGCCGGTTCGTGGCGACCAGCGCCGCGCTGGCCGCGCTCGCCACCGCGTTCACCGTGGCCGCGCTGCTGGTCGGGCCGGGCGCCTGA
- a CDS encoding molybdopterin-dependent oxidoreductase produces MTTDAPPPHEPRYAVPARLWRALDRHRPPGVDAVERAWRSPVRGPWLTSVLGAVLLAALPLVVVTGLLDWIAYGPRFDQAFPRDVGWLHPPVFDWPTRPAWLFRVTQGLHVTLGIVLVPVVLAKLWSVVPKLFAWPPARSVAQVLERLSLLLLVGGILFQSVTGLLNVQYAYLFGFDFYTAHWYGAWIFTVALVAHVAIKLPRMVTALRGPGFARTPVERTAPEPSDPDGLVARRPGPATTSRRGVLALTGGGALLLAALTVGQSVDALRRTALLLPRGRRVGDGPTGFPVNRTAAAAGVTAERAGAGWRLSLRAGDRVVTLDRVGLLALPQHTATLPIACVEGWSTSQTWTGVRLRDLAALVGATGLTAARVGSLERGGLFSRATLHGGQVTDPDALLALRVNGVDLSPDHGFPARVVVPALPGVHCTKWVAEIVFDG; encoded by the coding sequence GTGACCACCGACGCCCCACCGCCGCACGAGCCGAGGTACGCCGTGCCGGCCCGGCTCTGGCGCGCCCTGGACCGGCACCGGCCGCCCGGCGTGGACGCCGTCGAGCGGGCCTGGCGCAGCCCGGTACGCGGGCCGTGGCTGACCTCGGTGCTCGGCGCGGTGCTGCTGGCCGCGCTGCCGCTGGTGGTGGTCACCGGGCTGCTCGACTGGATCGCCTACGGGCCCCGCTTCGACCAGGCGTTCCCCCGCGACGTGGGATGGCTGCACCCGCCGGTGTTCGACTGGCCGACCCGGCCGGCGTGGCTGTTCCGCGTCACCCAGGGGCTGCACGTGACGCTCGGCATCGTGCTGGTGCCGGTGGTGCTGGCGAAGCTCTGGTCGGTGGTGCCGAAGCTGTTCGCCTGGCCGCCGGCCCGTTCGGTCGCGCAGGTGCTGGAGCGGCTGTCGTTGCTGCTGCTGGTCGGCGGCATCCTGTTCCAGAGCGTCACCGGCCTGCTCAACGTCCAGTACGCGTACCTGTTCGGCTTCGACTTCTACACCGCGCACTGGTACGGCGCGTGGATCTTCACGGTGGCGCTGGTGGCGCACGTGGCGATCAAGCTGCCCCGGATGGTGACCGCGCTGCGCGGGCCGGGCTTCGCGCGTACCCCGGTGGAGCGGACCGCGCCAGAGCCGTCGGATCCGGACGGCCTGGTGGCCCGCCGGCCCGGCCCGGCGACGACGAGCCGCCGCGGGGTGCTGGCGCTGACCGGCGGCGGCGCGCTGCTGCTGGCCGCGCTGACCGTGGGGCAGAGCGTGGACGCGCTGCGGCGCACCGCGCTGCTGCTGCCCCGGGGCCGGCGGGTGGGCGACGGGCCGACCGGTTTCCCGGTGAACCGCACCGCGGCGGCGGCCGGTGTCACGGCCGAGCGCGCCGGCGCGGGCTGGCGGCTGTCGCTGCGGGCCGGGGATCGCGTCGTCACGCTGGACCGGGTCGGGTTGCTCGCGCTGCCGCAGCACACCGCCACGCTGCCGATCGCCTGCGTGGAGGGCTGGTCCACGTCGCAGACCTGGACCGGGGTACGCCTGCGTGACCTCGCCGCGCTGGTCGGCGCGACCGGTCTGACCGCCGCGCGGGTCGGTTCGCTGGAGCGCGGCGGCCTGTTCAGCCGGGCCACCCTGCACGGTGGCCAGGTGACCGACCCGGACGCGCTGCTGGCGCTGCGGGTCAACGGCGTCGACCTGAGCCCCGACCACGGCTTCCCGGCCCGGGTCGTGGTGCCCGCGCTGCCCGGCGTGCACTGCACCAAGTGGGTGGCGGAGATCGTGTTCGATGGCTGA